A DNA window from Drosophila virilis strain 15010-1051.87 chromosome 4, Dvir_AGI_RSII-ME, whole genome shotgun sequence contains the following coding sequences:
- the LOC6628384 gene encoding uncharacterized protein — translation MLPNFVLLLLSCAAFEVALACNGYKAKIVKMENCAGEEGIIQVDEGFGVKLNKKCELVPTGCFSNKAFATAVAKYKVQKDGIVMKEGKIDLCAAVDQVSAEAKDMLKVFGAPSSCPVAEEKICANDHTVDLSKYKAMLGMARGHLIIDSEIKHDTGKSCFHAEVEIVKK, via the exons ATGTTGCCGAATTTTGTACTTCTGCTGCTCAGCTGTGCCGCCTTTGAAGTGGCTTTGGCCTGT AACGGCTACAAGGCGAAGATTGTCAAAATGGAGAACTGTGCCGGCGAGGAGGGAATCATCCAGGTGGACGAGGGCTTCGGCGTCAAGCTGAACAAGAAGTGCGAGCTGGTGCCGACCGGCTGCTTCAGCAACAAGGCCTTCGCCACGGCCGTGGCCAAGTACAAGGTCCAAAAGGATGGCATCGTCATGAAGGAGGGCAAAATCGATCTGTGTGCCGCCGTCGATCAGGTGTCCGCCGAGGCGAAGGACATGCTCAAGGTATTCGGTGCCCCGTCGAGCTGCCCCGTGGCCGAGGAGAAGATCTGCGCCAACGATCACACCGTCGATCTGTCCAAGTACAAGGCCATGCTGGGCATGGCACGCGGTCATTTGATTATCGACAGCGAAATCAAGCACGATACT GGCAAGTCCTGCTTCCATGCCGAGGTCGAAATTGTCAAGAAGTAA
- the LOC26531783 gene encoding uncharacterized protein, producing MRWLLYGFVVFWIVSLIDIIDTSRYRPNGACLVKNKYKHERSCSGPRRKFYVFHRIILNCVSVFTKCKRIHKHNEWPSLKNCQYECGWHMKLHLAKNATNSTNSTSVSTTTAITLNAESTTIGDAAGGEGAGGDTEAPAE from the exons ATGAGGTGGCTGTTATACGGATTTGTTGTCTTTTGGATCGTATCTCTGATCGACATCATAGATACTTCACGCT ACAGGCCAAATGGCGCTTGTTTGGTCAAGAACAAGTACAAACACGAGCGCAGCTGCTCGGGACCACGTCGCAAGTTCTATGTGTTCCATCGGATCATACTGAACTGCGTCTCGGTGTTTACCAAGTGCAAGCGCATCCACAAGCACAACGAGTGGCCCTCGCTCAAGAACTGCCAATACGAATGCGGCTGGCACATGAAACTccatttggccaaaaatgcCACCAATAGCACCAATTCGACAAGCGTATCCACAACCACAGCCATAACTCTCAATGCGGAGAGCACAACCATAGGCGACGCCGCTGGCGGCGAGGGTGCGGGCGGCGACACTGAAGCGCCAGCAGAATAA